AGGCGGAAAACCGTCTCCCTCGGCGGAATTTTGTCGGGCAAAAATGCCGTTATCCTGGTTAGTACATAAGGTTTAGACGCGCAATCTGTGACTACGGCTCAACCCACCACCCTGGTCAACGACCCCGATCGCCTGGAGGCTCGGCTCAAAGAGATTCCCAAGGAGCCGGGGGTCTACTTTATGAAGGACGGTCGCGACCAGACCCTTTACATCGGCAAGTCGAAGTGTCTGCGCACTCGGGTGCGGTCGTACTTCCGCGACTTCCACGGCCACATGCCGCGCATCGCCGTCATGGTGATGCAGATTGTCGAGATCGAGTTTATTGTCACCGACACCGAGGCCGAGGCCCTGGCCCTAGAGGCCAATTTAATTAAGCAAAACCAGCCGCACTTTAACGTGCTGCTGAAGGATGACAAGAAGTACCCCTACCTCTGCGTCACCTGGTCAGAGGACTACCCCCGCATTTTCATCACCCGCAAGCGGCGCAAGAGCCTCAAGGATCGCTACTACGGCCCCTACGTGGATGTGGGCCTGCTGCGCAGCACCCTGCACCTAGTGAAGCGGATTTTTCCCCTGCGCCAGCGGCCCCAGCCCGTCCACCGCGATCGCCCCTGCCTCAACTACGACATTGGCCGCTGCCCCGGCGTCTGCCAGCAGCTGATCTCCCCGGAGGACTACCACAAGACCCTCCAGCGCGTTGTCATGGTGTTCCAGGGCCGCACCACCGAGCTGGTGGACATACTCACTGCCCAGATGGAGCGAGCTGCCGAAGACCTCAAGTTTGAGCTGGCGGCCCGGCTGCGGGATCAGATTCGCGGCCTGGAGCGGCTCTGCGCCGACCAGAAGGTGGCCCTGCCGGACGACACCGTGTCGCGGGATGCGATCGCCCTGGCCGCCGACGACAAGCACGCCTGCGTGCAGATCTTTCAGGTGCGGGCCGGTCGCCTGGTGGGCCGTCTGGGCTTTACCGCCGATGCCGAATCGGGCACCCCCGGCGCGATTCTCCAGCGGGTGCTCGAAGACCACTACCAGACCGTAGAGGCGGTGGAAATTCCGGCGGTGATTCTCGCCCAGCATGAGCTGCCCGAGGGCGACATGCTGGCCCAGTACCTGAGCCAGCGGCGGGGCCGTAAGGTCTCGGTGGAGGTGCCCCAGCGCCAGACCAAGGCCGACCTGATCGATATGGTCGAGCGCAACGCCCAGTACGAGCTGGCCCGCACCCAGGCCGCCGCCGATCGCAACATTCAGGCCCTGCAAGACCTGGCCGTGGCCCTGGATCTACCCGACCTGCCCAAGCGCATCGAGGGCTACGACATCTCCCACATTCAGGGCTCCGACGCCGTCGCCTCCCAGGTGGTGTTTGTCGATGGTATGGCCGCCAAGCAGCACTACCGCCACTACAAGATCAAAAACCCCGAGGTGAAGCCGGGCCACTCCGACGACTTCGCCAGTATGGCCGAGGTGATTCGCCGCCGCTTTCGCCGCTACGCCACCGACCCCACCAAGCAGCGCCTGGGCAACCCCGACTGGCCCGACCTGGTGATGATCGACGGCGGCAAGGGCCAGCTCTCGGCGGTGGTCGAAGTGCTGCGGGAACTCAACCTGCTGCAAGATCTCAACGTGGTCAGCCTGGCCAAAAAGCGCGAAGAAATTTTCTTGCCGGGCGAATCGATCCCGCTGCCCACCGAAGCCGACCAGCCTGGGGTACAGCTGCTGCGCCGCCTGCGCGACGAGGCCCACCGCTTTGCCATCAGCTTCCACCGCAAGAAGCGGACGGATCGGATGCGGCGATCGCGCCTCTCCGAGATTCCCGGCCTCGGCCAGCACCGTCAGAAAGAGCTGCTGGCCGCCTTCCGCTCCATCGACTACATCCGCGAGGCCAGCCCTGAGCAGTTGGCCACTGTCCCCGGCATTGGCCCGCAATTGGCGCAGCAGATCTATGAGTACTTTCATCCTCAGGCGGAGGAGATTGAGGAGATGGTGTAGAGGGGTGATGGGGTAGGGGTGTGAAGGAGTGGAGAAGATAGGGAAGGTGGGGGAGATGGGGAAGGGGCTGCATTTACAGAGTTGAATGTTGCTCACAGACCCATTGGCAAGACAGAGGTTTAAACCGATGATCGGCCACTCCTTTCCGTTGGGTCCAGGGCGGCGGAACGGCCCTGGTCGAGCGGGGTCTGGGTACAATCGAAATGTCCCCAGCGGTAGATCTGGCTTTATTCCAAAGTTCACTGCCCTCTGCCCGAACCTGGTGGGCAGTGCCCACCCTATCCACGGCAAGTTCCTCAGACTTGTAGCTTAATTGGACGGTGCATTGCTGCGCTAATGCACCCTACGGGAACTGTTTACACTGGTTAAAGTCCCCTAGATCAATATTCCCCCTATGACCGTCGATGCCAATTTGCTAGAGCTGCTGTTTAGCGGTGCCAACCTCTTCGTGCTGCCCTTTTGGACGCTGATGGTGCTGGTGCCCAACGCCAAGCTCACCCGCGCCGTGATGGGGTCGCTGCTGCCCTTTGCTGCCCTGGCCGGGCTGTACCTGTTTCTCTTCGTTACCAGCTTTACCAACGTCGAAGGCATCGAAGCCCTCTCTAACCCCAACCTCGGCCTGGGCGACCTGGCGGCGATCTTTGCCCAGCCCCACGTCACCGCCACCGGCTGGGTACACTTTCTCGCCTTCGACCTGTTTGTCGGTCGCTGGATCTACTGGCAGGGTCAGGAAAGCGGCGTTTTCACCCGCCATTCCCTCGCTCTGTGCCTGTTTGCTGGCCCCCTGGGGCTGCTGTCGCACCTGGTGACCGACGCGCTGTGGCAGCGGTTTGCGAAGGGGACGGTGGAGGAGGTGGTGGGTTGAAGAGGTGAAGGGTGAAGGGTGAAGAGGTGAAGGGTGAAGAGGTGAAGGGGTGAAGGCTATAACTGACTTCATCCACCCCCTACCCATCCACCCCTTCACTCCCCCACTCCCCACTCCCTTCGTCCCCAAAGGGTGATACAACTATCCCAGTATTGGCCAGTTAGCTAGTTAGACAAAACGTGATGAGTTCTTTGGTGTCGTGGATGGGTAAAGGCAACGGAATTTGGGCGCGTCGTTCGTGGCGGCGATGGGGGCAGTTTGTGGGGCTGTTTGGGCTGGTGCTGGCGATCGCCCTGGGCTGCGCTGGCAACGACCAACCCGCCGCCAATGCTCCCGACGGCGATGGCCGGATTACCATTGGCACCACCCTGACCGCCCGCACCCTCGACCCCGCCGACGCCTACGAGACCTTCCCCGGCATTTTGCTCTACAACCTGGGCGATCGCCTCTATACCTACGAGCCTGGTACCACCGACCTGGTGCCCCAGTTGGCCACCGAGCTACCCACCGTCAGCGACGACGGTCTCACCTACACCATTCCCCTGCGGGAAGGGGTCACCCTCCACGACGGCACGCCTTTCAACGCCGAGGTGATGGCCTTTTCGATTCAGCGATTTATGGAAAACGGCGGTCGCCCCGCCTACCTGCTGTCGGAGAAAATTGCCAATGTCGAAGCCAGCGATGAGTACGAACTCACGCTGACCCTCAGCGCTCCTTTTGCGGCCTTCCCGGCCCTGCTGAGCTTTTCGGGCGTAACCCCGGTGTCGCCCGAGAGCTACGAGATCGGCACCGGCAGCTTTCGGCCCGACAGCTTTGTGGGCACCGGCCCCTACCGGCTGGCCGCCTTCACCAGCGACTCGATCAAGCTCGATGTCAACGAAGACTACTGGGGCGACGCCCCCGCCAACTCGGGCATCGACATCCAAATTTTCACCAGCCCCGCCAACCTCTACAACACCTTTAGAACCGGCGGCCTCGACGTGGCCTACCAGACCCTCGACCCCGAGCAGGTGGCGGCCCTGGAGCGCGAAGAAGACTCCGGCGGCTGGGAGGTGATCGAGGCGGGCACCA
This genomic stretch from Nodosilinea sp. PGN35 harbors:
- the uvrC gene encoding excinuclease ABC subunit UvrC is translated as MTTAQPTTLVNDPDRLEARLKEIPKEPGVYFMKDGRDQTLYIGKSKCLRTRVRSYFRDFHGHMPRIAVMVMQIVEIEFIVTDTEAEALALEANLIKQNQPHFNVLLKDDKKYPYLCVTWSEDYPRIFITRKRRKSLKDRYYGPYVDVGLLRSTLHLVKRIFPLRQRPQPVHRDRPCLNYDIGRCPGVCQQLISPEDYHKTLQRVVMVFQGRTTELVDILTAQMERAAEDLKFELAARLRDQIRGLERLCADQKVALPDDTVSRDAIALAADDKHACVQIFQVRAGRLVGRLGFTADAESGTPGAILQRVLEDHYQTVEAVEIPAVILAQHELPEGDMLAQYLSQRRGRKVSVEVPQRQTKADLIDMVERNAQYELARTQAAADRNIQALQDLAVALDLPDLPKRIEGYDISHIQGSDAVASQVVFVDGMAAKQHYRHYKIKNPEVKPGHSDDFASMAEVIRRRFRRYATDPTKQRLGNPDWPDLVMIDGGKGQLSAVVEVLRELNLLQDLNVVSLAKKREEIFLPGESIPLPTEADQPGVQLLRRLRDEAHRFAISFHRKKRTDRMRRSRLSEIPGLGQHRQKELLAAFRSIDYIREASPEQLATVPGIGPQLAQQIYEYFHPQAEEIEEMV
- a CDS encoding ABC transporter substrate-binding protein, whose translation is MSSLVSWMGKGNGIWARRSWRRWGQFVGLFGLVLAIALGCAGNDQPAANAPDGDGRITIGTTLTARTLDPADAYETFPGILLYNLGDRLYTYEPGTTDLVPQLATELPTVSDDGLTYTIPLREGVTLHDGTPFNAEVMAFSIQRFMENGGRPAYLLSEKIANVEASDEYELTLTLSAPFAAFPALLSFSGVTPVSPESYEIGTGSFRPDSFVGTGPYRLAAFTSDSIKLDVNEDYWGDAPANSGIDIQIFTSPANLYNTFRTGGLDVAYQTLDPEQVAALEREEDSGGWEVIEAGTNVINYMSLNQTIEPLDDVRVRQAIAAMVDRPLLNDRVFQGQAEPLYSLIPASFDVAEPVFQEAYGDGNFDQARALLTEAGFSETNPLTVEIWYPSASTIRSIVANTLKESIEAGLPGLVTVNVQNTEGATLWENVGKGIYPIILSNWYPDYYDPDTFIQPFLGCETGSGSTCEAGPSQANGSFYYSPEANDLIAQQRAEQDPAARQGIIEDLQQMMVEEVPYVPLWQNKDYVFAQAGVDGVAVEPTQQFLLWQISRG
- a CDS encoding ABA4-like family protein; the protein is MTVDANLLELLFSGANLFVLPFWTLMVLVPNAKLTRAVMGSLLPFAALAGLYLFLFVTSFTNVEGIEALSNPNLGLGDLAAIFAQPHVTATGWVHFLAFDLFVGRWIYWQGQESGVFTRHSLALCLFAGPLGLLSHLVTDALWQRFAKGTVEEVVG